A DNA window from Candidatus Hydrogenedentota bacterium contains the following coding sequences:
- a CDS encoding PAS domain-containing protein yields MSWGDTKAGQLPAGSGDGAGVRAAMFPLGRFERLPVLVFVGGLLLELVASYVATLYLKRPYNTIDELTSLTATGVMCAGTLMYLRAFRAVSWDAAAASGLIIFSKALDMVREMRVFNTVPLVGMDDPRSISVKSVLFAAGGALIIIALFRAVRTIALAGWKLERQNQILVREQHERERAAAALRDSEAMLHLVIESIPEAVWWKDRDSRYMGANMQLAEILGAASPEDLFGRRDTDFPHLGGLAERYLADDLDVMRKNAPVFNIVEEVRYPDGTARNVRTNKAPLYDADGDIIGTLGFCRDITEDRKLEAERARLVAALNQSEELVLITNPDGVIEYANQAFEKVSGFSSADVYGRDLDATLSTDHPPEQYRALVGQVMRGEVWQGHLTNLRKDGSVYEVLATISPVRDEEGTLINYVILERDVTEDRKVELQIRQAQKMEALGQLAGGVAHDFNNLLQVVSGHIELTLARVAGNIPVSEQLRNASDAVMRAARLVRQLLIFSRHQDLTRENLDLNTCVQELLKMLRRYIGEHVGILFKPDGSDTRFVGSAVQMEQLIMNLCINARDAMPEGGVITLETGLLRLDQIPVDFPWAAPGEHVFLRVRDTGCGMSRETIEHVFEPFFSTKEVGKGTGMGLATVYGVVKQHNGVVTVESAPGAGTVFSVFLPAGGHVAEEARGPVEDPFPEDPGGVETLLFAEDDPDIRKLGYEFLTASGYRVIPAADGEEARRLFEAHADEIALVVSDVIMPGLSGGRLHEEIVAIRPGVPFLFTSGYSRDELRDTALPEVKGIILRKPYLRARLLRAVRAVLDHTGPIPGDPETRFL; encoded by the coding sequence ATGTCGTGGGGCGACACAAAGGCTGGTCAGCTTCCGGCGGGCTCCGGAGACGGCGCGGGGGTCCGCGCCGCCATGTTTCCCCTCGGGCGTTTCGAGCGCCTGCCGGTGCTTGTGTTTGTGGGCGGACTGCTGCTTGAGCTGGTCGCCTCCTATGTCGCCACCCTCTACCTCAAGCGCCCCTACAACACCATCGACGAGCTTACAAGCCTGACGGCCACCGGTGTCATGTGCGCGGGCACGCTGATGTACCTGAGGGCCTTCCGCGCCGTCTCCTGGGACGCCGCGGCCGCGTCGGGCCTGATAATCTTCTCCAAGGCGCTGGACATGGTCCGCGAGATGCGCGTGTTCAACACGGTGCCCCTCGTCGGCATGGACGACCCCCGCAGCATATCGGTCAAGTCGGTCCTCTTCGCCGCCGGGGGCGCGCTGATCATCATCGCCCTGTTTCGCGCCGTGCGGACCATCGCCCTCGCCGGCTGGAAGCTCGAGCGCCAGAACCAGATACTGGTGCGGGAGCAGCACGAGCGGGAGCGCGCCGCCGCCGCCCTGCGCGACTCCGAGGCCATGCTCCACCTCGTGATCGAGAGCATTCCCGAGGCCGTCTGGTGGAAGGACCGCGACTCGCGCTACATGGGGGCCAACATGCAGCTCGCCGAGATTCTCGGCGCGGCGTCGCCAGAGGACCTTTTCGGCAGGCGCGACACGGACTTCCCCCACCTGGGCGGGCTGGCTGAGCGGTATCTGGCGGATGACCTTGATGTCATGCGCAAGAACGCCCCCGTGTTCAACATCGTGGAGGAGGTGCGCTATCCGGACGGGACCGCCCGCAACGTCCGGACCAACAAGGCGCCCCTTTACGACGCCGACGGGGACATCATCGGCACCCTGGGCTTCTGCCGCGACATCACGGAGGACCGGAAGCTCGAAGCGGAGCGCGCCCGCCTTGTTGCGGCGCTCAACCAGTCCGAGGAGCTGGTGCTCATCACCAACCCCGACGGGGTCATTGAGTATGCGAACCAGGCCTTTGAGAAGGTTTCCGGGTTCTCCTCCGCCGACGTCTACGGCCGCGACCTGGACGCGACCCTGAGCACGGACCATCCGCCGGAGCAGTACCGCGCCCTGGTGGGCCAGGTGATGCGCGGCGAGGTGTGGCAGGGCCATCTGACCAATCTCCGCAAGGACGGCTCCGTCTACGAGGTGCTGGCCACCATCTCCCCCGTCCGCGATGAGGAGGGGACGCTCATCAACTACGTTATCCTCGAGCGCGACGTGACCGAGGACCGCAAGGTGGAGCTGCAGATCCGCCAGGCCCAGAAGATGGAGGCCCTGGGCCAGCTCGCCGGAGGGGTGGCCCACGACTTCAACAACCTGCTCCAGGTGGTCAGCGGGCACATTGAGCTCACCCTTGCCAGGGTGGCGGGCAACATTCCCGTCTCGGAGCAGCTCCGCAACGCGTCGGACGCCGTCATGCGGGCGGCGCGCCTGGTGCGGCAGCTGCTCATTTTCAGCAGACACCAGGACTTGACACGGGAAAACCTCGACCTCAACACCTGCGTCCAGGAGCTGCTCAAGATGCTCCGGCGCTACATCGGCGAGCATGTCGGCATCCTCTTCAAGCCCGACGGCTCCGACACGCGGTTTGTGGGCAGCGCCGTGCAGATGGAGCAGCTGATCATGAACCTCTGCATCAACGCCAGGGACGCCATGCCCGAGGGCGGCGTGATCACCCTGGAGACGGGACTGCTGCGGCTCGACCAGATTCCCGTCGACTTCCCCTGGGCGGCCCCGGGGGAACACGTGTTTCTCCGCGTGCGCGACACCGGGTGCGGCATGTCCCGGGAAACGATCGAGCATGTGTTCGAGCCCTTCTTCTCCACCAAGGAGGTGGGCAAGGGCACCGGCATGGGCCTGGCCACGGTCTACGGCGTGGTCAAGCAGCACAACGGTGTCGTCACCGTTGAAAGCGCGCCCGGCGCGGGCACCGTCTTCTCCGTTTTTCTTCCGGCGGGGGGGCACGTCGCCGAGGAGGCCAGGGGTCCGGTGGAAGACCCGTTCCCCGAGGACCCGGGCGGGGTCGAGACGCTGCTGTTTGCCGAGGACGACCCGGACATACGAAAACTGGGGTATGAGTTCCTCACCGCGTCGGGCTACCGGGTGATCCCCGCCGCCGACGGGGAGGAGGCCCGCCGCCTGTTTGAGGCCCATGCCGACGAGATTGCCCTGGTGGTCTCCGATGTCATCATGCCGGGCCTGTCCGGCGGGCGGCTTCATGAGGAGATCGTCGCCATCCGCCCCGGGGTGCCCTTCCTTTTCACCAGCGGCTACAGCCGGGACGAACTGCGGGACACCGCTCTGCCGGAGGTCAAGGGCATCATCCTCCGGAAGCCCTACCTCCGCGCCCGCCTGCTGCGGGCGGTGCGCGCCGTGCTGGACCACACCGGCCCCATCCCCGGGGATCCCGAAACGCGGTTCCTGTGA
- the eno gene encoding phosphopyruvate hydratase, which translates to MTRIADIKAREILDSRGNPTVEVDVYLASGIRGRAAVPSGASTGENEAVELRDGDAKRYMGKGVTKAVKNVNDVIAQELMGMDGLNQREIDKTMIALDGTPNKGKLGANALLGVSMAVAKASAEVLDVPLYRYLGGVNAHMLPVPMMNILNGGKHADGTVDFQEFMVMPAGAKTFREALRMGAEVFHALKKVLKENGYNTSVGDEGGYAPCLKSNDEAPELIMKAVKAAGYKAGKDIYLALDPAASEMVNEAEKRKKKGYCFFKSDPGRFASSDEMIALWKGWCAKYPIISIEDGLGENDWAGWKKLTDELGASVQLVGDDLFVTNTVYLAKGIKQNTANSILIKVNQIGTITETLDACMMAHRAGYTTVISHRSGETEDATIADIAVAVNAGQIKTGSASRSDRVAKYNQLLRIEEELGSQACYPGMAAFNLK; encoded by the coding sequence ATGACAAGGATTGCCGACATCAAAGCCCGCGAGATTCTGGATTCCCGCGGAAATCCCACCGTGGAAGTGGACGTGTATCTCGCCTCCGGAATCCGGGGCCGCGCCGCCGTTCCCTCCGGCGCCTCCACCGGCGAGAACGAGGCCGTCGAGCTCCGCGACGGCGACGCCAAGCGCTACATGGGCAAGGGCGTCACCAAGGCCGTGAAGAATGTGAACGACGTCATCGCGCAGGAGCTCATGGGCATGGACGGCCTGAACCAGCGCGAGATTGACAAGACCATGATCGCCCTGGACGGCACCCCCAACAAGGGCAAACTCGGCGCCAACGCGCTGCTCGGCGTCTCCATGGCCGTCGCCAAGGCCTCCGCCGAGGTGCTCGACGTGCCGCTCTACCGCTACCTGGGCGGCGTCAACGCCCACATGCTCCCCGTGCCGATGATGAACATCCTCAACGGCGGCAAGCACGCCGACGGCACCGTGGACTTCCAGGAGTTCATGGTGATGCCCGCGGGCGCCAAGACCTTCCGCGAGGCCCTGCGCATGGGCGCCGAGGTCTTCCACGCGCTCAAGAAGGTGCTCAAGGAGAACGGCTACAACACGTCGGTCGGCGACGAGGGCGGCTACGCCCCCTGCCTCAAGAGCAACGACGAGGCCCCCGAGCTGATCATGAAGGCCGTCAAGGCCGCCGGCTACAAGGCGGGCAAGGACATCTACCTCGCCCTCGACCCGGCCGCCAGCGAAATGGTCAACGAGGCCGAAAAGCGCAAGAAGAAGGGCTACTGCTTCTTCAAGTCCGACCCCGGCCGCTTCGCCTCCAGCGACGAGATGATCGCCCTGTGGAAGGGCTGGTGCGCCAAGTACCCCATCATCAGCATCGAGGACGGCCTCGGCGAGAACGACTGGGCCGGCTGGAAGAAGCTCACCGACGAGCTGGGCGCCTCCGTGCAGCTGGTCGGCGACGACCTCTTCGTCACCAACACCGTCTACCTGGCCAAGGGCATCAAGCAGAACACGGCCAACAGCATCCTGATCAAGGTCAACCAGATCGGCACCATCACCGAGACGCTGGACGCCTGCATGATGGCCCACCGCGCCGGCTACACCACCGTCATCTCCCACCGCAGCGGCGAGACGGAGGACGCCACCATCGCCGACATCGCCGTCGCCGTGAACGCCGGCCAGATCAAGACCGGCTCCGCCTCGCGCAGCGACCGCGTCGCCAAGTACAACCAGCTCCTCCGCATCGAGGAGGAGCTGGGCAGCCAGGCCTGCTATCCCGGCATGGCCGCCTTCAACCTCAAATAG
- a CDS encoding nitroreductase family protein, with the protein MDALEALRTRRSVRRYDPARDISRETLGQIVDCGRLAASARNTQPWEFVVVTEAARRAEIAALATHGRFIADASACIAVFCRDGDYPLEDGCAATQNILVAARALGLGTCWVAGARKDYAPAVAALLGAPEDVRLVSLVAVGHPLDIPSPAKRPLAEVLHWDTF; encoded by the coding sequence ATGGATGCCTTGGAGGCCCTCCGAACCCGCCGCTCTGTCCGGCGCTATGACCCCGCGCGGGACATTTCCCGGGAAACCCTCGGGCAGATCGTGGACTGCGGCCGTCTGGCCGCCTCCGCGCGCAACACCCAGCCGTGGGAGTTTGTCGTGGTGACGGAAGCCGCCCGCCGCGCCGAAATCGCCGCCCTGGCCACCCACGGCAGGTTCATCGCCGACGCCTCCGCCTGCATCGCCGTGTTCTGCCGCGACGGCGACTACCCGCTGGAGGACGGCTGCGCCGCCACCCAGAACATCCTGGTCGCGGCCCGCGCGCTGGGTCTCGGCACCTGCTGGGTCGCCGGCGCGCGCAAGGACTACGCCCCCGCCGTGGCGGCGCTTCTGGGCGCTCCCGAAGATGTCCGGCTGGTCAGCCTGGTCGCCGTGGGACACCCCCTCGACATTCCCTCCCCCGCAAAGCGCCCCCTGGCCGAAGTTCTCCACTGGGACACGTTCTGA